CGAGGGACTCTATGCGGGCAACGGCGGAACGCTGCGTCAAGGCACCCCGCACGAGGTTGCATCGGAGGTGTCGCAAAACACCTACTTCGGCGCCGAGCGTGTCGCGCGCTACGCCTTTGAACTGGCGATGACCCGCAACAAAAAGGTCACGCTCGTGCACAAGACGAACGTGTTGGTCAACGCCGGTGGGCTGTGGCAGCGTGTCGTCGACGAGCTCGCCGCCGAGTTCCCGGAAGTGCAGGTGGACTACAACCACATCGACGCCGCCACGATCTACATGGTGCAAGACCCGTCGCGCTATGACGTCATCGTCACGGACAACCTCTTCGGCGACATCCTCACCGACCTCGCGGGCGCAGTCGCCGGCGGCGTCGGCCTGGCCAGCTCGGGCTGCATCAACGCCGCTGGCGAGCACCCGTCGATGTTCGAGCCAGTCCACGGCTCCGCCCCCGACATCGCAGGCCAAGGGATCGCGGACCCGACCGCGATGATCCTTTCGGTGGCCATGATGCTGCGCTTTATTGGCGACGAGACCAACGCCTCGCGTATCGAAGCAGCAGTGGAGCACGACGTGAGCCAGCGCGGCGACACACCCGTGCGAACCGCCGAGGTGGGTGACCGCATCGCCGCCGCGCTCGCGTAGTGTTTAGCGCATGGTTTCACCCCGGAAGATGACCCGTGCCACGCTCGCCGCACTGTGCGCCTCAGCACTCGTGCTCACCGGATGCAGCACCGACGAGGCCGGCAACGGCGCGTCGGAAACCGACGACCAAGGCCGCGAGGCGCTGAAAACAAACGGCGACGAGGTCATCCAGGACCCAGACGGCACCGGTGCCGAGGTCTCGCAGCGGTTCTTCGAGTCTTCCGACACCGTGGTCGTCTCTGCAAAGGACCGTGAACAGCAGCTGCAGGCTGCGGCTATTGCAGCGGAGCTGGGCGCGCCGATGCTCGTGCGCCTCGACGGCACCGACGAGACCGTCGACGCCGAGATCGAGCGCCTCGGCGCATCCAAGGTGATCAATGTCCCGGGCGACGACGCTTCAATTGAAAAAACCGCTCCAGTCGAATCCGCGGACAAGGCCGGCGACGTAGCTGCCATTGCGGCGCTCGAGCCGAAGAACCCGCGTGACCTGGTGATGCCGCCGGTGTTCGCCACCGCGGTATCCTCGCGCGCATCCGTCGCCACCGCCCGCGCGGCCGGTGCGGACGTGCAGGTGCTGGCGGCGCCGGACCCGCGGGCGTCGTCGCAAAGCATGCGCGATGTGACCGAGCAGGACGCGCTGGCGCTCGGTCGCCAGTGGGGTTCGAACGAGAACTTCCAGGCGCGCGCCGCACTCGCCTCCAACGGCGAGCTGCCGGGCGGCGGCGGATTGGTCTTCCCGGGCCGCCGCATGATCGCGCTTTACGGCCACCCCTACGGCCCGGACCTCGGCCTGATGGGCGAGCAGGACCCGGCCGCCGCCGTGGAACTGGCCAAGGAATACGCGTCGCGCTACGAGCCACTCGACGACCAGCCGATCATCCCGGCGTTCGAGGTTATCGCCTCTGTAGCCTCCGAATTCCCGGGCGATGACGGCAACTTCTCTAACGAGACGCCGATCGAGGACATCGCGCCTTACGTCGACGCGATTGTGGACGCCGGCGGGTACGCCGTGATCGACCTGCAGCCGGGGCAAGGCAACTTCTTGGAGCAGGCGAAGATCTATGAGGATCTGCTCAAACGCCCGAATGTGGGGCTTGCGCTCGACGCAGAGTGGAAGTTGAACCCGGGTGAGGAGCCGCTGTCGCGCATCGGCAGCGCCACCGCCGCGGAGATCAACGAGGTCGCCGACTGGCTCGCAGCGCTCGTGCGGGATAACGATCTGCCGCAAAAGGCGATGATCTTGCACCAGTTCCAGGTCGCGATGTACCCGGACCGCGAGAACATCGTCACCGGCCAACCCGAGCTGGCGTGGATCCTGCACGCGGACGGCCACGGTGTGCCGGAGCAGAAGTTCGACACGTGGAATGTCTTGCGCCAGGGGCTGGATCCGAACTACTTCATGGCGTGGAAGAACTTCATCGACGAGGACTCGCCGACGTTCACCCCGGAGCAGACCTACGCGGACGTCAACCCGCGCCCGTGGTTCGTGAGCTACCAGTAGTTCACGAAAACGGTCCCGCCGGGCCGGCCGGCCACGCTACGCTTCCGGCATGAGCGTGGAATTAGACGAGATCTCAGGGTTTCTCGGGCGGTATGAGCCGTTTTCAAGCCTGCCCGAGGAAGAACTCCGCGCGCTACCGGCGCAGATGGGGATCACGTATGTGCGGCGTGGCAACATCGTCGTGGATGTCGGCCAGCCCAAGACACGCTGTTTGTCATCCGTTCCGGCGCAGTCGACATCGTCTCGGACGACAACCTTTTGCTCGACCGGCGCGACACTGGGCTGAATTTCGGGTACTCCACGCTCGTCGGCGCGCGTGAATCGCGCTACCTCATGGAGGCGGTGGAGGATAGCGCGAGTGCTTGTCGACGACGCCCTGCTGGCCGTCGACGTCGAGACCACCGGGTTGAAGCCCGACCGCCACGAGTTGGTCTCCATCGGGTGGGTGCCGGTCGACGGGCGAGTGATCGATCTCGCGCGGGCCGAATACCACGTGATTTCCGGGGCGCAGGTGGGCGACAGCGCCACGATCCACGGCGTGACCGACGACGACATCGCCCTCGACGGGGCGGAGCCTGCTCGAGGCGTTTCTGCGTGCGATCGAGGGGCGCCGGCTACTGGCCCATTTCGCGCAGATGGAGCTCGGGTTCGTCGGCAAGCTGCACCGCGACGTCACGGGCAAGCGCTGGGGGCTGCGTGATGCCGAGGTACGCGACACGTTTGCCATGGAGCGACGGCACATGGAGCGCATGCGCACGTATCCGCGCGGGGAGGACCTCCGGCTCGCACGCGTGCGCCAGCGCTACAATCTCCCGGCGTACAGCAACCACAACGCGCTGACAGACGCGGTCGCGTGCGCGGAACTCTACCTGGCGCTGACCGCCGAATAGCGCCACAGGCCAATGTTGGTTGTATGCTCGGTCACATGCGTTTTGGACGAATTGCCACACCTGAAGGGATGACGTTCGCCGTCATTGACGACGAGGGGAAGACTGCGAAAGCCATCGCCGGCACCCCGTTTACAGAACCCGAATACACCGGCAAAGAGTACGACCTCGACCAGGTCCGCCTGCTGGCCCCGACGCTGCCGTCGAAGATCGTGGCAGTCGGCCGCAACTACGCCGACCATGTCGCCGAGGTGTTCAAGAAGTCCGCGGAAGATCTGCCGCCGACGATCTTTATCAAGCCGTCGACGTCCGTCGTCGGCCCAGGCGCGCCGATCAAGATCCCGGAGTTTGCCACCGGAGTGGAGTTCGAAGGTGAGCTCGCGCTCGTCATCGGCGTGCCGTGCAAAAATGTCAAGGCTGAAGACTGGAAGTCTGTGGTGCGTGGCGTGACCATCATTAACGACGTCTCCTCGCGTGACCTGCAGTTTGCCGACGGTCAGTGGGCGCGCGCGAAGGGCATGGACACCTTCGGTCCGATCGGTCCGTGGATTGAGACGGATCTGGACAAGTTCGACTTTGCCAACCTGCCGATCAAGGCCCACCACACCCACGAGGGCACAACGGAGACGAAACAGGACTCCAACTCGAACCAGATGATCAAGTCTGTCGGCGAGATGGTCGAGTGGGTTTCCGCGTCCTTCACGCTGCTGCCGGGCGACGTTGTGGCCACGGGCTCGCCGGCGGGCACCGCGGAGATGGTGCCGGGCGACTATATCGAGGTGGAAATCCCGGGCATCGGCAAACTCGGCAACCCGGTCGAGCGCGCCTAGCGCGTCTCAACCGCCAGCCGGCTACAGGCCGAGCGCGCGCATGATGGTGCGCAGCTTGGCCGTGGTCTCGTCGAGCTCGGCCTGCGGGTCCGAGTCCGCCGTCAGGCCGCCGCCAGCCCACGCGCGGGCGCGGGTGCCGTCGGCGTTTACCTCGGCGCAGCGGATAGCCACCATGTACTCTCCGTCGCCTGCCGCGTCGGTGTAGCCGACCGCGCCCGCGTAGAACCCGCGGTCCGACTCCGCAGTTGTGATCAGCGCCTCAGCAGCCGACGACGGCGTGCCGCACACTGCGGGGGTGGGGTAGAGGCGCAGCGCTAGATCCAGCGCGGTGGGCGACGGATTTTTCAACGTCCCCTTGATGGGGGTGGCCAAGTGCCACATCTCGCTCGTCTTTTCCAGCACGGGGCGCTGCGCAATCTCGAGCTCGGTGCACAGGGGCGCGAGGACGTCGCGAATGTGCTCGACGACGAAACGGTGCTCGTCGAAGTCTTTTTTCGACCCCGCCAGCGACGCGGCGGCCGCGCGATCCGCCACCGGGTCGTTTGGCACCCGCGCGGCGGATCCTGCCAGCGGAAACGAGGTGACAGTGTTGCCGCGGCGGCGCACCACGACCTCGGGGGAGGAGCCGACGAGGAAGTGACCGACTCGGCCTGCCGGCGTGAGATCGGCGATAAAGCCGTCGTGGGTGTAGGACAAATCGATCAGCCGGGCCGCCACCAGGCGCGGATCCACCGGTGGATCGAAGGCGATATCGACAGCGCGGGCGAGCACGACCTTGTCCAGCAGGGAGCTGCGGATCGTGGATACAGCGGCCTCGACACGGCTCAGGTGTTCCTCGGGGGATGGGTCGACGTCGATAAGCATCGCGTTGATCTGCGAGCCCGGACCGACGCGGTAGTAGGGGTGAGGCTCGAGCGGGCCTGGCTCGCGGATGATCGTCTGGGGGACGGTGAGCGCCGCCGGGCAATCCTGGTCGAACGGCAGCGCGCCAACAACCATCTCCACCTCACCGCGCTCGATGGCGTCGATGGCCTGCCAGGCGTCGGAAAACGTGCGATCCGCGCCTTGGGTGCGCACGGATCCGTCAGCGCGCGAGAGCAAGAAGTCTGGCGCGGACGCGGGGCGGTTCACACCTGTGCCGGTGAGCGGGTTCGAGGACATGGGGGACTACTCTAACGGCAACGCGCCCGACAGTTGTCGTCGGACCAGTTGCTCAGCTGTGCCTGTGGGTTTATTGTTGCCTGTGTGAAAAATGTGAACAACGTGGCTGGACGTTCAACGCGTTCTAGCTGGATGCGGAAAACTCTCGCGGGCGGCGCGGCGGCTCTTATGGCGGCAGTGGCGGCGCTCACCCCGGTCAACGCCGGCGCGCAGGACCTCTCTTCGCAGCTCAACGACCAGGTCAACGGCGTTGTACAAGGTGTGAACAAGGCGGCGGCAGACGCGGCCAACCAGGCCAACGCGGAATGGAACAAGTTCGTGCAGATGGCCAACGAATCCCTGCCGCCGGGATCGTCCCTGCCGTTGAACCCGGTTCCCGCACCCAAGGTGCCGGCTCCGGCACCCGCACCTGCTCCGAAGCCGGCCCCGTCACCGCGCGGTTGGGCCCCGCAGGCACCGGCACCGGTGGCCAACGGCACCAACGGCGAAATCCGCGCCGCCGGCCGCAGCTACCTCATCTGGGTCCCGCGCGGCTACAACCCGGCACGCCCGACCCCAGTGATGGTGGGCTACTCCGCCTACCAAGACTCCACCGAAAACTTCCGCAACTACTCGCGCCTGCGCGAGTCCTCTGTCGGCCGCGACGCAATCATCGTCTACCCCCGCGCCATTGGCGCGTCGTGGGAAGGCTCCGCAACCGCGGCGACCCGCCCGGGCCAGGACATCGCCTTCGTTCGCGCGATGATCAACGACGTGCAGCGCTACTACAACATCGACCGCCGCCGCATCTACGCCACCGGCATGTCCACCGGCGGCGGCATGGCAGCGGTGTCCGCCTGCCACATGGCTGACCTGTTCGCGGGTGTTGCCGGTGTCTCCGGGGCCTACTACGCCCCAGTCAACAGTGGCTGCCAGAACCTGCCGATCGCGTTCATGGCGCTGCACGGCACGAACGACACGCTTACCCCGTACTACGGCACGGTCCGCCGCGGTATGCGCGTGCTGCCGGTAACCGACTTGTTCCGCTCCTACGAGCGCCGCAACGGCTGTGCCGGCGGTGTGGACACCCGTCCGGCCGGCCACAACGCGACGCGCGTGTCGGCCCGCGGCTGCCGCAAGGGCGTCGAGGTGATCAAGGTGCACGGCTCCAACCACTTCTGGTGGTACTCGCCGTCGGCCGCCGACGAAATGTGGGCCTTCCTCATGCGTAACCCGAAGTAGACGCCTGTGCCACAGAACGCACCTGGTAACCCGCCGGGTGCGTTTTTTCGTATTGGGGGGGGTAGCGGCCCCGCCCCCCTGAAACGAAAGAAACCAGCGAACTAATCCCAGCGAATCACGCATTTCAGGCAATTCGCTACGACTAGTTCGCTGGAAACTTCAACGGGACGCAGCGCGGAGGGACGCAGAGCAGAGCGCAGGCAGCGGCGACCTACAGCCCCTCGACGACCTCGTCGCGGGCGGCGACCAGGTTACGCAGCGAGGGGCCCACCTCGGCGTAGCCGCGGGTCTTCAGTCCGCAGTCGGGGTTGACCCAGTGCAAAGGGGCACGGTTGGTCGTCGTCAAGCGTGTCGCGTCGCGCGCTACCATTGCGACCATGACTGAAACCTCGAATATGCGCGTACGTTTTTGCCCGTCGCCGACCGGCACCCCGCACGTGGGCATGGTCCGCACGGCCCTGTTCAACTGGGCGCAAGCCAAGCATTCCGGCGGCACGTTGGTGTTCCGCATCGAAGACACTGATGCTGCACGCGACTCGGAGGAGAGCTACCAGGCGATCATCGATTCGCTCGAGTGGCTCGGCCTCGGCTGGGACGAGGGTGTCAACGTCGGTGGCCCGCATGAGCCGTACCGCCAGTCGCAGCGTTCCGACATCTACGCCGACGTGCTGAACAAGTTGATCGAGGCGGGCGAGGTGTACCCGGCGTACTCCACCAATGAGGAGGTCCAGGAGCGCCACAAGGCAGCCGGTCGCGACCCGCAGCTGGGCTACGACAACTTCGACCGCGACCTCACCCAGGAGCAGATCGACGCGTTCGAGGCTGAAGGCCGCAAGCCGGTGTGGCGCCTGCGCATGCCGGATCAGGACTGGACCTGGAACGACCTGGTGCGCGGCGAGGTGACCTTCAAGTCGGAGACCCAGCCGGACTACGTCGTCGCCCGTTCCAACGGCGCGCCGTTATACACGCTGGTTAACCCTGTCGACGACGCGCTGATGGGCATCACCCACGTGCTGCGTGGCGAGGACCTGCTGTCCTCCACGCCGCGCCAGCTCGCTCTCTACGAGGCGCTCAAGCGCATCGGAGTTGCCGAGTTCACCCCCGAGTTCGCGCACCTGCCGTTCGTGATGGGGCAGGGCAACAAGAAGCTGTCCAAGCGCGACCCGGAATCCAACCTGTTCAACCACCGCGACAACGGCATCATCCCCGAGGGAATGATCAACTACCTCGCACTGCTGGGCTGGTCGCTGTCCGCGGACCAGGACATTTTCTCCGTCGACGAGTTCATCAAGGCCTTCGACGTCGCCGACGTTTTGGGTAATCCGGCCCGCTTCGACCAGAAGAAGCTCGAGGCGATCAACGCCGACCACATCCGCCTACTCGAGCCGGAGGACTTTAAGAACCGTCTGCGCGAGTACCTCACCGAGTACACCGATTTCCCGGCCGACTACCCGGAAGACAAGTTCGCCATCGCGGCGGATCTGGTGCAAACCCGAATCAAGGTGCTGTCGGAAGGCTACAACCTGCTGAAGTTCCTCGTTACCGCCGACGAGGACTTGGTGCTGGACGAAAAGAGCGCGAAGAAGAACCTCAAGGACACCGCTGTCGAACCGCTGGATGCCGGCATCGCCGCTCTGGAGGCCATCGACGAAGGGGAATGGACTACCGCGAACATCGAGGCAGCGCTGAACAAGGCGCTTATCGACGATCTCGGGCTGAAGCCCCGCGTCGCCTTCGGCGCCCTTCGCGTGGGCACTACCGGCGCGGCCGTGTCGCCGCCGCTGTTCGAGTCCATGGAGCTGCTTGGCCGCGAGTCCACCCTGAAGCGCCTCCGCGCCGCCCGCGAGGTCACGCCGTACCAGGCGGCCCAGTAGTTACAACGCTGTTGTTCTGCCCGTTATGGCCGCCGCGTTTTTATGTGGTGGCCTGCGGATTTGGTGGCTTAAGCGGTTCATGGTTATAGTTATCCACGTTGTTCAGCCAGACAGGCGCGAAACCGAAAGGAAAAGCGCAGGTCAGCGCTGAAAAACGATGGCCTATGGTGTAATTGGCAACACTACGGTTTCTGGTACCGTCATTCTAGGTTCGAGTCCTGGTAGGCCAGCTACAGAACAATTTACGTTCTGTTTCCTAATGCCCCGTTCGTCTAGCGGCCTAGGACGTCGCCCTCTCACGGCGGTAACACGGGTTCAAATCCCGTACGGGGTACAAGTTAGAAATCTCCGCTCGGCTTTATGCGAAGCCGAGTGGAGATTTTTGTATGCGCGTGTGGGGCACGCGGCGCAGACCTGGATGTCGAGTGGTACTCGCTGGTGGAAGGCACGCACAGTTGGGGCCTATTTGAGAAGTCAATGCGCAAAAGTTGGGACACGATCGGCCCGACACTTGAGGTGGAGAGCTTCGAGCGCGAAAATCCGGTGACGAAGACACCGTTGGCGGAAGATACCCCGCAACCGGTCGGCGGCTCGTCAGGATCGAGCAGTTTACGGCCCTGACGTGGCGATTTGTTGGTAAACAACACCATGCTTTATCTTTAACAAGTCGCAAACAGCGAGCGCGCCCCGTTCGTCTAGCGGCCTAGGACGTCGCCCTCTCACGGCGGTAACACGGGTTCAAATCCCGTACGGGGTACAGATGGAAACCTCCGATCCGGTTCGACGGGTCGGAGGTTTTCGCGTTGGTAGCGTGGGGCGGGTGACCTCCCTGGACTTTTTTGAACTTGATGTCTTTGCTACCGGCGCATTTACCGGCAATCCGCTCGCGGTCATCTGTGGCGCCGACGATCTAACGGACGAACAGATGCAGCAGATTGCCGCGTGGACGAACTTCTCCGAGACGACGTTTTTATTGGAACCGACTAGTGACGACGCCGACTACCGCGTGCGCATCTTTACTCCGGTCGAGGAGTACGACTTCGCCGGCCACCCGACCCTCGGCACGGCCAAGGCATGGCTCGAACTCGGTAACACCCCTCGCACGCCCGGCCAGGTGGTCCAGGAGTGCGGGGTGGGAAATGTGCAGGTGCGTATCGACGACACCTCGCTCGCCTTCGCCACCCCTTCGCTAAAGAACGACGCACTGCTTGACGACGGCGAGATTGCCGAGGTGTGCAAGGCGTTCGGCGTCGCTAAGCAATCGCTTGTCGCGGCAGCCTGGGGCGACAACGGCCCGGGCTGGCGCCTCGCGTTGTTGGATAGCGTCGAGACGTTGCGCGGACTCGAGCGCGCGGCGGAAAGTGGGCTCAAGGTCGCGTTCGCGGCGCTGACCGGTGATGTGAATCCGGCGTACGAACTGCGCGCGTTTACACCGACGTTCGAAGACCCGGTCACCGGTAGCGCGAACGGCGCGATGGCGCAGTGGCTGCGCTCGCGTGGCGACGTGCCGGAGCGCTACACGGTGTCGCAGGGCACCGCGCTCGGCCGTAATGGCCGGGTGGAGATTGCCGACGATGGCAACGACATCTGGGTTGGCGGTGCCGTGGGGGTTCGGGTGCGGGGGCAGATTGTCGTCGATTAGCACACGCGTTCGGGTGTTGTGGTGGTCGTGTCGGGCTGGCTTTTAGGGTGAGAAGCGTTCCCGGCAGAAAGGACCCAACCATGGACCATTACCTTCCCGCAGCCTCTCCGCAGTTGCTCCGCGCCATCAATACCGCCGCGCTCGCGCACCGAGGGCACGTGCGCAAGGGCACCGACATCCCGTACGTCTCCCACGTGTTCGCGGTGATGCATCTTGTCTCTCAGGTGACTGATGACGAAGACGTGCTTATCGCCGCGCTGTTCCACGACATTCTGGAGGACGTCCCGGAGGCTTACAGCGCTGAACAGATGGCTACTGATTTCGGCGACCATGTCGTCGACCTCGTACGCGGGGTGACCAAAGACGACACATTGACGGATTGGCAGGAGCGCTCCGAGGCGTATCTAGCGCACCTGCGCAGTGCAGACGAGGGTAGTGTGCTCGTTTCCGTGGCAGACAAGCTGCACAACCTGCTGTCCATCCACGCAGACCTCGACGTGATCGGCGACGAGCTGTGGGGCAGGTTTAACTCGCCAGTGGAGCGGCAAGTGTGGTGGTACCGCTCGGTGTACGAGGTGGCGCGCGAGAAGCTTCCGAATAACGCGCTGTTAGACGAACTTGGACGGCAGGTAGAGCGACTGGAACGACGCACGGCATAAGGTGGGGCGCATGGATGTAACACCTACTACCAGCGCCGGTGTGCTCAGCACGATCGGCGGCACTCCACTTGTGGACCTCACCGTCGGGTTTCCATCTGCGGGCGAGGCGACAGTGCACGGCAAGCTCGAGTCGTTTAACCCAGGTGGCAGCGCGAAGGACCGCACCGCCCGCGCGATGGTTGCCGACGCGACCGAAAAAGGTCTGCTGTACCCGGGCGCAGTCGCGGTGGAGTCCAGCAGCGGCAACCTCGGTATCGCGCTCGCGCGGGAGGCCGTGGCCGGTGGCTGGCAGTTCCACTGTGTGGTGGATCCGCGCACGAACCAGGCGACGTTGTCGATGATCGCAGCACTCGGCGCCACGCTGCACCCGGTAACCGAACCGGACCCTGCAACAGGGGATTGGCTCACAGCCCGGCGCAACCTGGTCGCGCGGTTGAAAGAGGAGCTCGGGGCGGTCAACCTCGACCAGTACTCCAACCGCGCAGCTTTCGACGCGCACGACCAGGGCACCATGCGCGAGATCGTCCAGCAGCTAGGCCACGCACCCGAGATGCTTGCTGTTGCGGTGAGCACCACCGGCACAGTCGGCGGGTGTTTGAAGCACATCCGCGAAAACGGCTATGGCACCAAGGTCGTGGCGGTGGACGCGGAAGGATCGGTGCTGTTTTCAGGAGAGCGTGGCGAGCGGATACTGCCCGGCTACGGCGCCGGCGTGGTCACCGATCTGTCTCAAGAGGTTGAGCCGGACCGGGTAGTGCGCGTCGCAGCGGAGGATGCTGTCCGCTCCGCGCGCCGTCTTGCACGAGCCACCGGGTTCGTACCGGGCGCATCCGGCGGGGCGGTGGCGTGGGCCGTGGATACGCTCCTGCGCGAGCAGGCGGCGTCAGAGATCGTTGCGGTGTTCCACGACGACGGCAGGGCGTATCTGGACACTGTGTACAACGACGAGTGGGTCAGCGAGACCTTTCACAAGGAGGCGTAAACGATGAAGGTTGCCATCATCGGCGCAGGGCCGCGCGGGCTATGGGCAGCGGAGGCACTCATGGAACGCGCCCGACAGTGCGGAGCGCAGATCGATCTCACCGTGTTTAGCGATGCACCGCGCACTGAGCTCTCGGCACCCGGGGCGTTTGGCCAATCAGTGCCGGAGCAGTGGATTTTGAACGCGCCGAAGACGATCGTCGAAACGCAGCTCGGCCCCCTTGACCCGGACGACGAGCTCGATGGCATGTTCCCGCCGCGCCGCCGCGTGGGCGAGCACCTCGAAGCTTCCTGGGATGCGCTCGAGAAGCACCTCCCGCCGACGTGCGCGTTGAATTTCAAAGTCGAGCGCGTCGATGCTCTTTCTCCTGCCGACGGCGGGGTCCGAGTCGGCGCAGAGCAGTTCGCGGAAGCCATAATTGCCACCGGGCATGCCTACGACTGGCCGGGCTCGCTCGCGCACGACGACCTCGGGGAGCTCCCAGTCATCGCCCCGGTGTACCCCGCGACGAACCTGGACGCGGTGGGCAACGAGGATGTCGCGCTGGTGCGCGGGGCGGCGCTGACGTTTATCGACGTCGTGCGCTACGCCAAAGCGAAAGTGTTTTATCCCGTCACCCGCTCCGGGCGTTTCATGGAAGTCAAGGCGTACCTCGATGATGACCAGGCCCGGGAAGCGAAACCAGCCATCGAGGCCGCCTGCTGTGCCATTCTGAACTGCGAATCGCTCGCGGAGCTGCGGGACATCTTGGTCGAATGCGCCGCGCAGGTCCTAGCCGTCGTCGGCGGCAAGGGCACTGTCGACGACATTCGCGCGGTGTTGGACGGCGAGGACTTCACCGGCGACCCGGTAGCGGAGCTGCGCGCCTCGGTCGCTGCCGCCAGTGGCGAAACGCCCTGGACGACGGCCATCGCTGCAGGTGTAGTGTTCCGCGAAACCTACGATGCGCTTATCGAGCGCGTCTCCTTCGGTGGCCGCGAAACGCTCGGCCGTGCAGACTTCGACGCGTTTACTTCCACGATGGAGCGCGTCGCGTTCGGTCCGCCGGTGGAGTCCGCATCTGAAATGCTCGCGCTTATCGACGAGGGCCGCATCCGCACCGATGCCTTCGACCGCGGCAACGACGACCTGCGTGATGTGGCAAACGATGTCGGGGCAACTGTGGTGATCGACGCGGTGAACGCGCCGGCCGGAGTCGTGGAAGGCACGCTTGTCGGCAACCTCGTCGAGCAGGGAATTGGACAGCGTTACGCCGATACCAACGCGTTGTACGTCGAGCGTGACGGCACGCTAGTCGGGCAGCAGCACATCGCTGCGGCCGGTCGGATGAACGAGGGCTTCATTCTCGGCCACGACACGCTGCGCCGCGACAAGCACCACGTCGTCGATAGCTGGGCGGACCGGGTCAGCGCCCGCGCGATGGCGGATCCGGAGCGCGTGCACGGCCTGCCACCGCTCGAGCCGAAGCACTTCGATTGGTCCGATGAGTTGCTTGCCGACGCGGAAGCGTGCGACGGCCTCCTCGAACGCTTCGGCAGCCCAGTCAACGTGCTCAACGCCGAGCCGATGCGTAACAACATCGACGAACTCGTCGCTGCCGGCGAGCGCATGGGTGTTGAAACCAAGGTGTTCTTCGCGCGTAAGGCGAACAAGGGACTGTTGTTCGTCGACACGGTGCGCGATACCGGCCACGGCGTCGACGTCGCTAGCGAGAACGAACTGCGCCAGGTGCTCGACCACGGCATGCCGGGGGAGCGCATCATTTGTTCAGCCGCAATCAAGCCGGATCGGCTGCTG
Above is a genomic segment from Corynebacterium lujinxingii containing:
- a CDS encoding PhzF family phenazine biosynthesis protein, whose translation is MTSLDFFELDVFATGAFTGNPLAVICGADDLTDEQMQQIAAWTNFSETTFLLEPTSDDADYRVRIFTPVEEYDFAGHPTLGTAKAWLELGNTPRTPGQVVQECGVGNVQVRIDDTSLAFATPSLKNDALLDDGEIAEVCKAFGVAKQSLVAAAWGDNGPGWRLALLDSVETLRGLERAAESGLKVAFAALTGDVNPAYELRAFTPTFEDPVTGSANGAMAQWLRSRGDVPERYTVSQGTALGRNGRVEIADDGNDIWVGGAVGVRVRGQIVVD
- a CDS encoding HD domain-containing protein; the encoded protein is MDHYLPAASPQLLRAINTAALAHRGHVRKGTDIPYVSHVFAVMHLVSQVTDDEDVLIAALFHDILEDVPEAYSAEQMATDFGDHVVDLVRGVTKDDTLTDWQERSEAYLAHLRSADEGSVLVSVADKLHNLLSIHADLDVIGDELWGRFNSPVERQVWWYRSVYEVAREKLPNNALLDELGRQVERLERRTA
- a CDS encoding pyridoxal-phosphate dependent enzyme — translated: MDVTPTTSAGVLSTIGGTPLVDLTVGFPSAGEATVHGKLESFNPGGSAKDRTARAMVADATEKGLLYPGAVAVESSSGNLGIALAREAVAGGWQFHCVVDPRTNQATLSMIAALGATLHPVTEPDPATGDWLTARRNLVARLKEELGAVNLDQYSNRAAFDAHDQGTMREIVQQLGHAPEMLAVAVSTTGTVGGCLKHIRENGYGTKVVAVDAEGSVLFSGERGERILPGYGAGVVTDLSQEVEPDRVVRVAAEDAVRSARRLARATGFVPGASGGAVAWAVDTLLREQAASEIVAVFHDDGRAYLDTVYNDEWVSETFHKEA
- a CDS encoding FAD/NAD(P)-binding protein translates to MKVAIIGAGPRGLWAAEALMERARQCGAQIDLTVFSDAPRTELSAPGAFGQSVPEQWILNAPKTIVETQLGPLDPDDELDGMFPPRRRVGEHLEASWDALEKHLPPTCALNFKVERVDALSPADGGVRVGAEQFAEAIIATGHAYDWPGSLAHDDLGELPVIAPVYPATNLDAVGNEDVALVRGAALTFIDVVRYAKAKVFYPVTRSGRFMEVKAYLDDDQAREAKPAIEAACCAILNCESLAELRDILVECAAQVLAVVGGKGTVDDIRAVLDGEDFTGDPVAELRASVAAASGETPWTTAIAAGVVFRETYDALIERVSFGGRETLGRADFDAFTSTMERVAFGPPVESASEMLALIDEGRIRTDAFDRGNDDLRDVANDVGATVVIDAVNAPAGVVEGTLVGNLVEQGIGQRYADTNALYVERDGTLVGQQHIAAAGRMNEGFILGHDTLRRDKHHVVDSWADRVSARAMADPERVHGLPPLEPKHFDWSDELLADAEACDGLLERFGSPVNVLNAEPMRNNIDELVAAGERMGVETKVFFARKANKGLLFVDTVRDTGHGVDVASENELRQVLDHGMPGERIICSAAIKPDRLLQLAIDNGVVISTDNRAEYDRIRALADAAGTTALVAPRLAPDPETMPPTRFGERLADWATHLTTPVEAVRVVGVHAHLHGYAAADRSAALRECMRLIDSLVKAGHNPEFIDIGGGVPMRYLEHEQQWRDYLDAIAAQREGYAAPFTWKSDPLTNTYPYWQEPARGTWLEQVLADGVAEGLRARGLRLHLEPGRSLLDGCGLILARVAFVKTRSDGLPLVGLEMNRTQCRTTSDDYLTDPVLVKRTGNSEAVEAFLVGAYCIEDELILRRKIRFPKGVAAGDIVAIPNAAGYFMHILESASHQIPLAKNVVWPGGELDAIDRR